One SAR86 cluster bacterium genomic window carries:
- a CDS encoding LysR family transcriptional regulator has product MKLNNLDLNLLVVFNAIYTEGSLTKAGEIVGITQPAVSSALSKLREYFDDQLFIRVGQGVKPTAKTENIIIHVRDALSILQKSIERPESFDPAVSSRTFRLSLNDVSEGRVLPILMTKIRKVAPNVKVSSYYTMREDLLHSLAANEVNFAVDPFPPSETDIKKEIIFEDEFVCGFRKDHPLASSKNLSIDQYLELDHIHISGRRTGGALVDNALSKLQVERRVILRAQHYLITPEILKNSDMVLTCTKAFAKKHKLAFKTLPFEVAPSQFFLAWHESNDNDPGHIWLKSLIKESFQEAKLK; this is encoded by the coding sequence ATGAAGTTAAATAATTTAGACCTAAATTTATTAGTAGTATTTAATGCCATTTATACAGAAGGCAGCCTTACAAAAGCAGGTGAGATTGTAGGCATAACCCAACCAGCAGTAAGTAGTGCTCTTTCAAAACTCCGTGAATATTTTGATGATCAGCTTTTCATAAGAGTTGGTCAGGGAGTGAAGCCAACTGCAAAGACTGAAAATATCATTATTCATGTGAGAGATGCCCTGTCTATACTTCAAAAAAGTATTGAGAGGCCAGAGTCTTTTGATCCAGCTGTATCTAGTAGAACTTTTCGCTTATCACTCAATGATGTTTCTGAAGGTCGAGTGCTACCAATTCTAATGACAAAGATTAGGAAAGTAGCACCTAATGTAAAGGTATCGAGTTATTACACAATGAGAGAAGATTTACTTCATTCGTTGGCAGCAAATGAAGTTAATTTTGCTGTTGATCCTTTTCCTCCATCTGAAACAGATATTAAAAAAGAAATAATATTTGAAGATGAATTTGTTTGTGGATTTAGGAAGGATCATCCTTTAGCCAGTTCAAAAAATTTGTCTATTGACCAGTACCTAGAGTTAGATCATATCCATATTTCAGGAAGAAGAACTGGAGGAGCTTTAGTTGATAATGCACTCTCAAAATTACAAGTTGAAAGGAGAGTTATTCTTCGTGCACAACATTACTTAATCACACCTGAAATACTTAAAAATTCAGATATGGTTTTAACATGTACTAAGGCATTCGCTAAGAAACATAAACTTGCTTTTAAAACTCTTCCATTCGAGGTTGCGCCTTCACAGTTTTTTCTTGCATGGCACGAATCAAATGATAATGACCCTGGTCATATATGGCTTAAATCTTTAATAAAAGAATCTTTCCAAGAAGCAAAACTAAAGTAA